The following coding sequences are from one Paenarthrobacter ureafaciens window:
- a CDS encoding FtsW/RodA/SpoVE family cell cycle protein, giving the protein MSQTDITPKPRRNVELVLIVLALAVGIGASALVSINSESGLDNDFWFQSSLLAVAAFAFHVVLRLRAKYADPVILPIVVALNGLGLALIHRMDAPGDDTGNNQLRWTLIAMAVAIAVIWFLKDHRILRRFTYISLAVSAFLLLLPLIPGISAGEILGARVWIRVGPMTFQPGEIAKITLAIFFAGYLSSNRDLILLAGRKIGPMQFPRFKDLGPMITAWLVSIGVLVFQRDLGSSILFFGLFIVMIYVATSRISWVVIGVTLILGGGFIASRIFAHVAFRIDSWINAFTPEVFGRSPGGSGQIVQGLFGMADGGLVGTGLGQGRPDLVPFANSDMIVALIGEELGLIGLFAVVMLYLLLFTRGFRAALGTRDAFGKLLACGLSFAIALQCFVVIGGVTRLIPLTGLTTPFLAAGGSSLLANWIIVGLLLMISNTARGPVDTTPMVTKPPATSSTPAARRPATGQTPSAPTEAVKQQ; this is encoded by the coding sequence ATGAGCCAAACAGACATCACCCCCAAGCCCCGCCGGAACGTTGAGCTGGTTCTCATCGTCCTGGCTTTGGCGGTGGGTATCGGTGCCAGCGCCCTGGTCAGCATCAACTCTGAATCCGGCCTGGACAACGACTTTTGGTTCCAGTCGAGTCTTCTGGCTGTAGCTGCCTTCGCCTTCCACGTGGTCCTAAGGCTCCGGGCTAAATATGCCGACCCAGTAATACTTCCCATTGTCGTTGCACTCAACGGTTTGGGCCTGGCCCTCATCCACCGCATGGATGCCCCCGGCGACGACACGGGAAACAACCAGCTCCGATGGACCCTGATCGCCATGGCGGTCGCTATCGCGGTGATCTGGTTCCTCAAAGACCACCGGATCCTGCGTCGCTTCACCTACATTTCATTGGCAGTGAGCGCGTTCCTGCTGCTCCTTCCCCTGATTCCCGGCATCTCCGCCGGAGAAATCCTTGGTGCAAGGGTGTGGATCCGGGTAGGGCCCATGACCTTCCAGCCGGGCGAAATCGCAAAGATCACCCTCGCTATATTCTTCGCAGGGTATCTATCCTCCAACCGCGACCTCATCCTGTTGGCCGGCCGGAAGATCGGCCCCATGCAGTTCCCGCGTTTCAAGGATCTTGGCCCCATGATCACCGCGTGGCTGGTGAGCATCGGCGTCCTGGTCTTCCAGCGCGATCTTGGCTCCTCCATCCTCTTCTTCGGCTTGTTCATCGTGATGATCTACGTGGCCACGAGCCGAATCTCATGGGTGGTCATTGGTGTCACCCTCATACTCGGCGGCGGCTTCATCGCCTCGCGGATCTTCGCCCACGTAGCTTTCCGCATCGACAGCTGGATCAATGCCTTCACCCCGGAAGTCTTCGGACGTTCTCCCGGCGGCAGCGGCCAGATCGTGCAGGGCCTGTTCGGCATGGCCGACGGCGGCCTGGTGGGCACCGGCCTCGGCCAAGGCAGGCCGGACCTGGTCCCCTTTGCCAACAGCGACATGATCGTTGCGCTGATTGGCGAAGAACTGGGACTCATCGGCTTGTTTGCCGTGGTGATGCTTTATCTCCTGCTGTTCACGCGCGGTTTCCGCGCTGCCCTCGGAACCAGGGATGCCTTCGGAAAGCTGTTGGCCTGCGGACTGTCGTTCGCTATCGCCCTGCAGTGCTTCGTGGTGATCGGCGGCGTTACCCGGCTCATTCCGCTCACGGGCCTCACCACGCCGTTCCTTGCCGCCGGCGGATCCTCGCTGCTGGCCAACTGGATCATTGTCGGCCTGCTGCTGATGATCTCCAACACGGCGCGTGGCCCTGTGGATACCACCCCCATGGTCACTAAACCTCCAGCAACCAGCAGCACTCCGGCCGCACGCAGGCCGGCCACCGGACAGACACCCAGCGCACCAACAGAGGCGGTGAAGCAGCAATGA
- a CDS encoding PP2C family serine/threonine-protein phosphatase produces MASTETTEGNETPAERPLIMRYAARSDVGRIRSKNDDSAYVGRHLAVVADGMGGHAGGDVASASTVLDMIHLDHDDYPDGADTVLADEIQTANSLLSELVHQNPKLSGMGTTVTALLLEGRKLHFAHIGDSRAYRLRNKKFEQISIDHTFVQRLIDEGRLRPEEAETHPHKNVLMRVLGDVDASPELDLDVLDVEPGERWLLCSDGLNYVAGHVVERMVREIKDLRECVETLVDLTLEAGAPDNVTVVMLEIAEETDDDVATAAVDIVPAAGATPRDEPDAVTASKSAEDAEESAASKKQEKEPSVAKTAGAGSSFSSGTPGSAEEQPDRTSPSTKPDATETAEATEDSKEPPATTDPNLGEHLSAEVLREELASRPHLLVGAAATAAETGSIPTVAGRTVARRAATVLTHKAEQDRLELPEPPRRRFRWLIPAVAAVVVLGVVVGLWLGYAWTQTRYYVGEFDQRVAIFNGISQRLGPIQLSRLEAVTDLRVDSLPEYGQQSVRQTVPAGDLDDAQRIVENLKNFGSASANCPSPSPSATATPSPTASVPVPSTAAIATPTPSPVPTPCEAAK; encoded by the coding sequence ATGGCCTCTACCGAGACCACCGAAGGCAACGAAACACCGGCGGAGCGCCCCCTCATCATGCGTTACGCCGCGCGTTCCGACGTCGGACGGATCCGCTCCAAGAATGACGACTCCGCCTACGTGGGGCGTCATCTTGCCGTGGTTGCCGATGGCATGGGCGGTCACGCGGGAGGCGACGTCGCCTCTGCGTCTACGGTGCTGGACATGATCCACCTGGACCACGACGATTACCCGGACGGCGCCGATACCGTCCTCGCGGACGAGATCCAGACCGCCAACTCGCTGTTGTCCGAGCTGGTGCACCAGAATCCCAAACTGTCAGGCATGGGCACGACGGTCACTGCGCTCCTCCTCGAGGGACGCAAGCTGCACTTTGCGCACATCGGCGACTCCCGCGCGTACCGGCTCCGCAATAAGAAGTTCGAACAAATCAGCATCGACCACACGTTCGTTCAGCGCCTCATTGACGAAGGCAGGCTGCGCCCGGAAGAAGCGGAAACCCACCCGCACAAGAACGTGCTCATGCGCGTCCTCGGTGACGTCGATGCCAGCCCCGAACTGGACCTTGATGTCCTCGACGTCGAGCCCGGTGAGCGCTGGCTGCTCTGCTCCGACGGTTTGAACTACGTGGCCGGCCACGTCGTTGAGCGGATGGTCCGGGAGATCAAGGACCTCCGCGAATGCGTGGAAACCCTCGTTGACCTCACTCTCGAGGCCGGAGCACCGGACAACGTCACCGTGGTGATGCTCGAGATCGCGGAAGAAACGGACGACGACGTCGCAACGGCCGCCGTGGACATCGTCCCGGCCGCCGGGGCCACCCCGCGGGACGAACCGGACGCCGTTACAGCCAGCAAATCGGCGGAGGACGCCGAGGAGTCCGCGGCTTCCAAGAAGCAGGAAAAAGAGCCTTCCGTCGCGAAGACCGCCGGTGCCGGTTCCTCCTTCAGTTCGGGGACTCCGGGGTCGGCAGAAGAGCAGCCTGACCGGACCAGCCCCTCAACGAAGCCCGATGCTACGGAAACCGCGGAAGCCACAGAGGACTCCAAGGAACCTCCTGCCACCACCGACCCCAATCTCGGCGAGCACCTTTCGGCCGAAGTCCTTCGGGAGGAACTGGCCAGCCGCCCGCACCTGCTCGTGGGCGCAGCTGCTACTGCGGCCGAGACCGGCTCCATTCCAACTGTCGCTGGCCGTACGGTAGCCCGTCGGGCAGCAACCGTCCTGACCCACAAAGCGGAGCAGGACCGCCTGGAACTGCCGGAACCGCCCCGTCGCCGCTTCCGCTGGCTCATCCCGGCCGTCGCTGCGGTGGTCGTCCTGGGCGTTGTGGTGGGTCTTTGGCTGGGATACGCCTGGACCCAAACCCGCTACTACGTGGGGGAGTTCGACCAGCGCGTGGCCATCTTCAATGGCATTTCCCAACGTTTGGGACCCATCCAGCTCTCCCGCCTTGAAGCCGTCACGGACCTGCGCGTTGACTCGCTGCCCGAGTACGGCCAGCAGAGCGTGCGCCAGACCGTACCTGCGGGCGATCTGGACGATGCCCAGCGCATCGTGGAGAACTTGAAGAACTTCGGCAGCGCCTCGGCCAACTGCCCCAGTCCTTCTCCTTCTGCCACGGCCACGCCTTCGCCGACTGCAAGCGTCCCTGTCCCCAGCACGGCAGCAATTGCCACCCCAACGCCCTCGCCCGTCCCGACTCCATGTGAGGCGGCAAAATGA
- a CDS encoding FHA domain-containing protein FhaB/FipA — protein MSELTITALRFGFLLLLWVLIFSIVSTMRRDFQIGRKAVTGAPTAREVRKHPELAASPPPAIQHARNLVVTEGPLKGTTVPLAASPILLGRAQEATLVLEDDYASGRHARLFPQGSRWFIEDLGSTNGTYLADQQLTRALPVELGVPVRIGKTVIELRP, from the coding sequence ATCAGCGAACTGACAATCACGGCTCTTCGCTTCGGTTTCCTCCTGCTGCTCTGGGTCCTGATCTTCAGCATTGTGTCCACCATGCGGCGGGACTTCCAGATCGGCCGCAAAGCCGTGACCGGCGCTCCTACAGCCCGCGAGGTCCGTAAGCACCCCGAGCTGGCAGCTTCACCGCCGCCGGCCATCCAGCACGCCCGCAACCTCGTAGTCACCGAGGGCCCGTTGAAGGGCACCACGGTCCCGCTCGCTGCCAGCCCCATCCTGCTTGGCCGCGCCCAGGAAGCCACCCTGGTCCTCGAAGACGATTACGCCTCAGGCCGCCACGCGCGCTTGTTCCCGCAGGGCAGCCGCTGGTTCATTGAGGACCTCGGCTCCACCAATGGCACATACCTGGCCGATCAGCAGCTCACCCGCGCATTGCCGGTGGAGCTTGGCGTCCCCGTGCGAATCGGCAAGACGGTCATTGAATTGAGGCCGTAG
- a CDS encoding FhaA domain-containing protein: protein MGLLDKVERGIEKAVRNVFSTGSRARVEPVEIASKLRRELDNQSITIAAGRTLAPNVFDVLLSNDDFARAQEWGTPLAEELCDVVIQHVRSQGYTLQGPVRISFRRNEEERAGHFEIASRTEKSGGAQQAPRPNVPAAPVRQPTRLQPVLDIGGQRYSLNAQSVILGRSSEADILVDDTGVSRKHLEVRTQNGTTWAVDLGSTNGSYVNGHKVDGSVELTDGSTITMGRTKIIFRLLPQNPGGNA from the coding sequence ATGGGCTTGCTGGACAAAGTCGAGCGGGGCATTGAAAAGGCTGTCCGCAACGTCTTCTCCACGGGGTCGCGGGCGCGTGTTGAGCCGGTGGAAATTGCCAGCAAATTGCGGCGGGAGCTGGACAACCAGTCCATCACCATTGCCGCCGGCAGGACACTCGCCCCCAACGTCTTCGATGTCCTCCTCAGCAATGACGACTTCGCCAGGGCGCAGGAGTGGGGCACTCCCCTTGCCGAAGAGCTGTGCGATGTAGTCATCCAACACGTTCGCAGCCAGGGCTACACGCTTCAGGGACCGGTAAGGATCTCCTTCCGCCGCAATGAAGAAGAACGTGCCGGCCATTTTGAAATCGCCTCAAGGACAGAAAAATCCGGAGGTGCCCAGCAGGCTCCCCGGCCGAATGTCCCCGCCGCTCCCGTGCGTCAGCCAACCCGCCTCCAGCCTGTCTTGGACATCGGTGGCCAGCGTTATTCCCTCAACGCCCAGTCCGTAATACTGGGCCGCTCTTCTGAAGCGGACATCCTGGTGGACGACACCGGTGTTTCCCGGAAGCACCTTGAGGTCCGCACCCAAAACGGCACCACTTGGGCCGTCGACCTTGGGTCCACCAACGGCAGCTATGTCAACGGGCACAAAGTGGACGGCAGCGTGGAACTCACTGACGGCTCAACCATCACGATGGGACGTACCAAGATTATTTTCCGCCTTCTCCCCCAGAACCCGGGTGGCAACGCGTGA
- a CDS encoding FadR/GntR family transcriptional regulator — MSRNLTADLAADLRNRIVDGVIQPGEKLPSENTLISEFGVSRTVVRSALTRLQAEGLVETERGRGSFALTPPADAPAQAPGARAVSSLEDRLQMLDFRIGVETEAAALAAQHRTDRQLKAVHGALEQFTAGSGHPAQAMKADYEFHRAVAAASGNPFYMDCIDALGQTMITMPRRRLVSSDEPDSPEHFAHVVHEHASIYAAIAESDPAAAAAAMRMHLSNSRRRLRTSARG; from the coding sequence ATGAGCCGGAACCTGACCGCGGACCTCGCCGCCGATCTTCGCAACCGCATCGTCGACGGCGTCATCCAGCCAGGTGAGAAGCTTCCCAGCGAAAATACGCTCATCAGCGAATTCGGGGTGAGCAGGACCGTCGTCCGCTCTGCCTTGACGCGATTGCAGGCCGAGGGACTCGTGGAAACCGAACGGGGGCGGGGCAGCTTCGCGCTGACCCCGCCTGCCGACGCGCCCGCCCAAGCCCCGGGCGCCCGTGCCGTGTCCAGCCTCGAAGACCGGCTCCAGATGCTCGACTTCCGCATCGGCGTCGAAACTGAAGCCGCCGCCCTCGCTGCGCAACACCGCACGGACCGCCAACTCAAGGCCGTACACGGGGCCCTCGAGCAGTTCACTGCCGGTTCCGGCCATCCGGCCCAAGCCATGAAGGCCGACTACGAGTTCCACCGTGCGGTCGCGGCGGCGTCCGGCAATCCCTTTTACATGGACTGCATCGACGCGCTGGGGCAGACCATGATCACCATGCCGCGCCGCCGCCTGGTCTCAAGCGACGAACCTGACTCCCCCGAGCACTTCGCCCACGTGGTGCACGAGCACGCCTCCATCTATGCGGCCATCGCGGAGTCGGACCCGGCCGCTGCCGCGGCAGCCATGCGCATGCACCTGAGCAACTCACGACGCCGGCTCAGGACTTCGGCGCGCGGCTAA
- a CDS encoding L-talarate/galactarate dehydratase, giving the protein MSPVDLVRHVKLSTARLPLAVPISDAKVFTGRQKPMTEVVFLFAEITTEQGHSGLGFSYSKRAGGPAQYAHAKEVAQGLIGEDPNDIGKIYAKLLWAGASVGRSGVATQALAAVDIALYDLKAKRAGLPLAKLLGSYRDSVRTYNTSGGFLNATLDEVKARATQSIEEGIGGIKIKVGLPDSKEDLRRVAGVREHIGWDVPLMVDANQQWDRATALRMGRQLEEFNLIWIEEPLDAYDFEGHAHLAQVLDTPIATGEMLASVAEHKGLINANGCDIIQPDAPRVGGITQFLRLATLADERGLGLAPHFAMEVHLHLAAAYPTEPWVEHFDWLDPLFEERLETKDGRMIVPDRPGLGVTLSGQARAWTTESVEFGA; this is encoded by the coding sequence ATGAGCCCCGTCGACCTTGTCCGCCACGTCAAACTATCCACTGCACGGCTGCCCCTCGCGGTGCCCATCAGTGACGCCAAGGTCTTCACAGGCCGGCAAAAGCCCATGACAGAGGTGGTCTTCCTCTTCGCCGAAATCACCACGGAACAGGGCCATAGCGGCCTTGGCTTCAGCTATTCGAAGCGGGCCGGCGGCCCCGCGCAGTACGCCCATGCCAAGGAAGTTGCCCAGGGCCTGATCGGCGAGGACCCTAACGACATTGGCAAAATCTACGCCAAGCTCCTCTGGGCGGGCGCATCGGTGGGCCGTTCCGGCGTCGCCACCCAAGCGCTTGCCGCCGTCGACATTGCGCTGTACGACCTCAAAGCCAAACGTGCCGGACTCCCCTTGGCCAAGCTCCTCGGCTCCTACCGCGATTCCGTCCGGACCTACAACACCTCAGGCGGCTTCCTGAACGCCACGTTGGACGAGGTCAAAGCCCGTGCCACCCAGTCCATCGAGGAAGGCATCGGCGGCATCAAGATCAAGGTCGGCCTGCCCGACTCCAAGGAAGACCTCCGCAGGGTGGCCGGCGTCCGCGAACACATCGGCTGGGACGTTCCACTCATGGTGGATGCCAACCAACAGTGGGACAGGGCCACGGCCCTGCGCATGGGCCGCCAACTGGAGGAATTCAACCTCATCTGGATCGAAGAACCCCTGGACGCGTACGACTTCGAGGGCCACGCCCACCTTGCCCAGGTCCTGGACACGCCCATCGCCACCGGCGAAATGCTTGCCTCGGTGGCCGAACACAAGGGCCTCATCAACGCCAACGGCTGCGACATCATCCAACCGGACGCACCGCGCGTCGGCGGCATCACGCAGTTCCTGCGCCTGGCGACCCTCGCGGATGAGCGCGGCCTGGGCCTGGCGCCGCACTTCGCAATGGAAGTCCACCTCCACCTCGCAGCCGCCTATCCCACCGAGCCGTGGGTGGAGCACTTCGACTGGCTCGATCCGCTCTTCGAGGAACGGCTGGAGACGAAGGACGGCCGCATGATCGTCCCGGATCGCCCCGGCTTGGGCGTGACACTCAGCGGGCAGGCGCGTGCCTGGACCACCGAGTCCGTGGAGTTCGGCGCGTAA
- a CDS encoding class C sortase — protein MTQPESSPPQQHSRRRWSRQRLVVVLAAIIGVGVLLYPTAAAWFSDRIHATEISGYVETVESLSPAAQESLLKEARQFNAELPSGPLRDPYTLNEDGGRSPVSADSETYRKLLDVGPGGMMARISIPSIHTDLPIFHDTDEATLAKGAGHLVGSSLPVGGTGSHSVITAHSGFVSAKLFDDLDRVSVGDAFTLSVLGETLYYKVDQILTVLPEKTDDLRKVDGKDYVTLVTCTPTGVNSHRLLVRGERVDGPSTAGGTALPSQAMDPGFPWWAVVLVLTSVGAVVATKPREAAKRRRTLVTQVHDLYPK, from the coding sequence ATGACCCAGCCCGAATCTTCTCCCCCACAACAACACAGCCGCCGACGCTGGAGCAGGCAGCGTCTGGTGGTTGTGTTGGCCGCCATTATTGGCGTTGGTGTGCTCCTGTACCCCACCGCGGCAGCGTGGTTTTCAGACCGCATCCACGCCACGGAAATCAGTGGCTATGTAGAAACGGTCGAGAGCCTTTCGCCTGCAGCGCAGGAGAGCCTGTTGAAGGAAGCACGGCAGTTTAATGCAGAGCTCCCATCAGGCCCGCTGCGTGACCCTTACACCTTGAACGAAGACGGCGGCCGGTCGCCCGTCAGCGCAGATTCGGAGACGTACCGCAAGCTGCTCGATGTGGGCCCGGGCGGCATGATGGCTCGTATCAGCATCCCGTCCATCCACACTGACCTCCCCATCTTCCATGACACGGATGAAGCGACCTTGGCCAAGGGAGCGGGCCACCTCGTCGGTTCCAGCTTGCCTGTAGGGGGTACAGGCAGCCACAGCGTGATCACAGCGCATTCAGGTTTCGTCAGCGCCAAGCTCTTCGATGACCTGGACAGGGTGAGCGTGGGCGATGCCTTCACCCTCAGCGTCCTGGGCGAAACCTTGTATTACAAGGTGGACCAAATCCTCACGGTCTTGCCGGAAAAGACGGACGACCTCCGGAAGGTCGATGGTAAGGACTACGTGACATTGGTGACCTGTACTCCCACCGGAGTCAACAGCCACAGGCTCCTTGTGCGTGGTGAACGCGTCGACGGACCGTCAACTGCAGGCGGAACAGCCCTGCCAAGCCAAGCGATGGATCCTGGTTTCCCTTGGTGGGCGGTGGTGTTGGTTCTGACGTCCGTTGGCGCTGTGGTGGCGACCAAACCCCGGGAAGCAGCCAAACGTCGTCGCACTCTTGTAACACAAGTGCACGACTTGTATCCTAAGTAG
- a CDS encoding SpaH/EbpB family LPXTG-anchored major pilin yields the protein MSNPSSRRLLKTAAATLTGAVLAMTFSVAPATAAPLVDPDQTGSITVHKFERPATPTGLPNNGTPVDTSGLTPLSGIEFTVQQVNTIDLGSNAGWDAAHNLSSVFSPSDPTGSITGAGYSLGAGQAQATDSQGTAAFTNLPVGLYLVTETNYPAGVTPSAPFLVSIPLTDPDNQDNWLYDVHVYPKNSVSGAEKTVTDAPDVKLGDQIDFTITGDIPNEEVIDGYKIVDQLDDKLTYVSTTLSLVDGTVLTEGVDYTVVFDSASNTVSVVFTPAGLDVLEAHTDSRVKMVVGTTVNTIGEIENEALVYPNAASVNATPGQPGGPIVTPPVVTKWGEITLEKVDENGAALAGASFSIYTNQADAEAGTNPISLNGETEFTVAADGTLTVSGLRYSDWANGVAVAQGDANFRTYYLVETKAPAGYELLAEPISFLINATTTPVGIDLQVKNVPSNSGFELPFTGGPGTSVLYIAGALILGGAVLLFARSRKASNN from the coding sequence GTGAGTAACCCAAGCTCCCGGCGGTTATTGAAGACCGCCGCTGCAACGCTTACCGGGGCGGTGCTGGCAATGACCTTCTCGGTCGCGCCGGCCACCGCCGCCCCCTTGGTGGACCCGGACCAGACAGGCTCCATCACTGTTCACAAGTTCGAACGTCCCGCCACTCCCACGGGCTTGCCCAACAACGGCACTCCCGTGGATACCTCGGGACTGACGCCGCTGAGCGGCATTGAGTTCACAGTCCAGCAGGTCAACACCATCGATCTGGGCTCCAACGCGGGATGGGACGCCGCACACAACCTGAGCAGCGTCTTCTCGCCCTCGGATCCCACAGGGTCCATCACCGGCGCCGGATACAGTCTCGGCGCGGGACAGGCACAGGCCACCGACAGCCAGGGTACTGCAGCCTTCACCAACCTCCCTGTAGGCCTGTACCTCGTCACGGAGACCAACTACCCCGCCGGTGTGACGCCGTCGGCACCGTTCCTGGTATCCATTCCCTTGACCGACCCGGACAACCAGGACAACTGGCTCTACGACGTCCATGTTTACCCGAAGAACTCGGTCAGCGGGGCGGAAAAGACCGTCACCGATGCTCCCGACGTCAAGCTGGGCGACCAGATCGACTTCACCATCACCGGCGACATCCCCAATGAGGAAGTCATCGACGGCTACAAGATCGTCGACCAGCTCGACGACAAGCTGACGTACGTCAGCACTACTCTCAGCCTGGTTGACGGCACGGTCCTCACCGAAGGTGTCGACTACACGGTGGTCTTCGATTCTGCGTCAAACACCGTCTCCGTAGTCTTCACTCCGGCCGGCCTGGACGTCCTGGAGGCCCACACGGACAGCCGCGTCAAGATGGTTGTTGGCACCACCGTGAACACCATTGGTGAGATCGAGAACGAAGCTTTGGTCTACCCGAACGCTGCCAGCGTCAACGCCACCCCGGGCCAGCCCGGCGGCCCGATCGTCACGCCTCCGGTTGTTACCAAGTGGGGTGAGATCACCCTTGAGAAGGTTGACGAGAACGGCGCAGCCCTGGCTGGAGCCTCCTTCTCCATCTACACCAACCAGGCTGACGCCGAGGCCGGCACCAACCCGATCAGCCTGAACGGCGAGACCGAGTTCACCGTTGCTGCTGATGGAACGCTGACCGTGTCCGGTCTGCGTTACTCCGATTGGGCCAACGGCGTTGCCGTTGCACAGGGCGATGCCAACTTCCGTACCTACTACCTGGTTGAAACCAAGGCGCCTGCCGGATACGAGTTGCTCGCCGAACCGATCTCCTTCCTGATCAATGCCACAACGACGCCTGTGGGAATCGACCTGCAGGTCAAGAACGTCCCGTCCAACTCGGGCTTTGAGTTGCCGTTCACCGGTGGCCCCGGAACGAGCGTCCTTTACATTGCCGGCGCCCTGATCCTTGGCGGCGCTGTCCTGCTGTTCGCGCGCTCCCGCAAGGCGAGCAACAACTAG